AACGTGCATCTGCCGCTCATATCGGTTTTAAGCGTTTCGCCCGTTTCCTCGACCGTAACTGACGTGCCGCTTACCGCGTTCCAATCTTCGTCGAGTATGCGCACGTTTATCTTAAAGCGCGGCTCCTTTATCACAACGCGGGGGAGCACTACGTCATAGCCCGTTATTTTAAATTCGTCTAGCGCCACGGGCGTGCTCCCGTCCTTAGATACGCTTAAGTGATACGTGCCTACGCGAAGCGGGATGCGCGCGACGCCGTATTCGTTCGTCACGGGGTCTTTGTCGCGTCCGGTGCCGTAGATCACCGCGCCCGACACCTTCTCTCCCTCCTCGTTTTCGACGGTTACGGAGGCGATGTATACCTCCTCCTCAAGATAGAGCTCGACCGTCTGTTCGTAGTTCTCGTCACCTTTTGCGTTTACGATGACAGTTTCGGCCGCGAATGCGCCGTTGTCGGGATTTTCTGCGGAGAAGTCATACGTCCCATCGGGCAGATAAACTGACGCCGTGCCGTTCTTATCCGTGGTAAGCGTGCCGGAGAACGTCTTATCAATGGTGCTGAGCCCAAAGTATTCTACTTTGGCTCCGGTGCGAAGCGTATGATTTTTGTTTTCATCAACATCCCATACGCGCACTGTTATGGGATAATTCATGTGCGGACATTTCTTAAAGCCCCAATCCTCATATGTAAACGAATAGTAGAAGTCAAGCAGGGGGTGTTTAATATCGAGCACTTTTGCGCTTACGTCAAGCTCGCCCAAGAATTTTGCCGAGGCGGACAGCTCAACGTCAAACTCTACGTTTCCGGAGATGCATTTGTCGCAGGCGTGGGTATGATCGACATAGTCCTTTTTCATCTCTCCGGTGAAGGTAAAGCCCAATGTGGCCGTAAGCTTGACCTCGCCTATCTTTTTACTGAATACGGCTACGGACGGCTCAAGAGAGAATCCTAAAAACAGCTTTCCTTCAAGGGAAATATCGCAGTCGCTTACTTTAGGCTTTTCGCTTCTGTTCTCAAATCCGTCTCCCGTGTATGCGAAACCGAGAGCGGCGGTGAGCTTTGCGTGGAACCGAAGCGTTAAAGAGGCGTCAACGACTATCGACGGCATAACGCTTATGCTCACGCCCGCAACTGGGGCGAAAACGACGGCCTCGGGCAGAAGATCGAAGGTCTGCCTGCCGGTCGCGCCCGACATATATGCGTCGAATTCCGCGTCAAAGGTGATCTTTGCCTCAACGTACTGCTCCTTAAAGCTGAGATACAGTTTTATGTATGCCGTAAGCGTAACGGAGCCCTTCATACTCAGCGTGATATTGGGCGCGTTGTCGTCGAAAACGTCCTTATCGCGCTTAAATTCCTTTTTAAGCTGTATATCCTTCGTTATCTTGCCCGTCACATTGGCGTCAAGTTCCGAGCCCGAAAGCGAGGCGGTATCCGCCGTGGGGTCGTAGCCGCCCTCTATCTTTACAACGTCAAAAACGTCCTCAAGCGCGATGGAGTCATCCTCCGTCACCGTTACGGTACCGCCCGATTTTTCTATTGAGGCAAGCTTGATAAGAAGCACGCTGCCGTCCGCGCCCTTTAGAGAAAGGATATCGCCCGCCTCCATACCCAAAAGCTCGTCCGAGGCGTTTTCTATGCGGTATGCGCCGCCGCCGAGATCGGTTGTCACGTTATGCTGTCCGTCGGCCTCGACTGTGATGACGCCGGGATTGAACACGACGAAGTTCGTCGTTTTGTCGCCGTCAAGGTTCAAAACAAGGTCTTCATCGTAATCCGAGACCGTTGAGGCTTCAAGCGCCTGTAATGACTCAGTATAAAGATTATTCGTAAAGTCTTCGCACAGGGGCTTTCCGCTTTCGGCGTCAAGCATATACGCCTTCGCGGTAAAATAGTCGGGAGCGTCTTTTATGGGAATACTCACGGCCGTTTCTTCATCACTTGCCAAAACGTTTTTAGCCGCGCTTGTTACCATGCGCCCCTCGTCGTCGTAAAGGGCAACGATAATGCGGGCGTCCGCGTCCGACTGATAAGTTACCTGCGCCTCGGAGCCGCTCACCTCAAGATGTGCGATGCGGCAGTCGCCGCCTTCCGACGACGTCTCTTCCAAAAGCGCGTCTTGTATGGCGTCCGAAATAAGGGCGCTTACGCCGTCCGAGCCGGACACCTCGGCAGAAAGCGTACCAGCGCCTGCGTCTGCGCTGCCCGGGGCTTTGGGATCTTGGGCAAACGCCATCGGAGCCAGCGCCAATATAAGCGCCGCCGCCAAAATGAAAGCGACCGTTCTTTTAAAGCCGTTCTTCATGGATATACCACCCTTGTGTAAAGATTTGTATGAAAGCGATATTGTTTTATTTTTTATAATTATACGTTCAATGAGATAAAGTGTCAATTTTATAAATGCGCAACGAATTGAAGTTTAAAATAATAAAAATAAGTGATACAATATATCCATATTAAAATTAACGGACTGCGGCGGGCGCGTCCGCGGGATATTCACTCTTTTTCGGAAGTGTTATAAATGTTTAAAAAACAGACGGTAAGCAAACAGGAGCTTTTTGCAAATACGCCCGTGCCAAAGGCGCTTTTTACTATGGCGATACCCACCATAATAAGCCAGATAATCAATCTGGTCTACAATATGGTGGACACCTTCTTTATAGGGAGAACGGGCAACTCATATATGATAGCCGCAACGACCATAACGCTTACGATGGTAATGATGTGCGTGGCGCTTGCAAATCTTTTCGGCATAGGCGGCGGAAGCCAGGTCGCGCGTCTTATGGGCAGGGGAGAGCTTGAAAAGGCGAAGCAGGTAAGCTCGTTCGCCTTTTACGGCTCCTTGGCCATAGCGCTTATTTATTCTCTGCTCATGGGGATATTCTTAGACCCGATACTTACGTTTTTGGGCGCGTCCGACGCGACGATGGATTATGCGAGAAGCTACGCCGTGATCGTTATCGTGATAGGCGGAATTCCCGGTATTATGTCGATGTCGCTTGCGCATTTGTTGAGAAACGCGGGCTATTCCGCGCAGGCGAGCATAGGGCTCAGCATGGGCAGCATACTTAACGGTGCGCTCGACCCGCTTTTCATGTTCGTGCTGCTCCCGCAGGGACAGGAGGTCACGGGCGCGGCGCTTGCCACGGCAATATCGGGCGCAGCGGCTTGCGTTTATCAGCTTTTTGCATATATAAGGGCGGGGCGCGAGGCTCCCTTGGGGCTTAGCTTAAAGGGCGCGCTTAAGCTTGAAAAAGCCCAGATAAACGCCGTGTTCTCCGTGGGTGTGCCGTCCGCGATACTTACGGGGCTTTTCGACCTTGCCAATATCTGCGTAAATATCATTGCTGCGGCGCACAACGACCTTGTGCTTGCGGGAATGGGCATCGTTATGAAGGTGGAAAGGATACCAAACGCCGTAAACATAGGCATATGCCAGGGCATGCTGCCCATAGTGGCGTTCAACTTCGCGTCGGGAGATCACGCGCGAATGCGCGAGGTGATAAGGACGGCGAGGAAGACGGGACTTATAGTGTCGTTTATCTGCATCGCCTTCTTTGAGATCTTTGCGGCGCCGTCGTCGGAGCTTTTCTTAAGCACGACTGCGGGCGACGTAAACTCGGCGGTGCTTACCGTTTCGCTTGCCACGATGTTTTTAAGGATACGCGCCGCAGCGTCGCCGGTGCAGTTTTTAAATTATCACACGTCTTACTGTATGCAGGCGATGGGCAACGGTAAATATACGATGCTTCACGCATTTGTAAGAGAGCTTGTATTTTATATCCCGTTCATGTTCATTTTAGACGGCTTTTTCGGAGAAACGGGACTTGCATCGGCGCTGCCCGTGGGCGAGGCGTGCGGAGCGGCGTTCGCGCTGTATCTCCTTCACAGAATGCTTTCGGGAAAATATAAAAAGAAGGGCGCAGTATGATTTTTTCGCTGTGTGATACGGAGGGAGCATGACGGAGAGGATAATAAGTCTTGTCATAGGTTATCTTTTGGGCTGTGTGCTCACGGCCGATATCGTCGCCCGAATATATACGGGCAAAAACGCTTCTCAGATAGGCGGAAGCGGCAATCCCGGCATGGCAAACGTGGCGGCGCGACTCGGCGTTAAGGCGGGCATGATAACACTTTTCGGCGATCTTTTAAAATGCGTGATTGCGGGCGCTATATCGTTTTGGCTGTTCTCCGATGCGGGGCGGATAGTCGTGCTTTACGCGGGGCTCGGCTGCACTGTGGGACACGACTTCCCGTTTTGGCGCGGATTTCGCGGAGGCAAGGGCGTTGCTACGACGTCGATGGCCGCGGCGCTGTACTCTTTCGGACTCGGCGTTACAGCAAATCTGATAGGCCTGCTTACCTTGATTTTTACGAAGTATCTCTGTATAGGCGGGCCGGTCATACCGGCGGCGTTCGCCGTTTTCATGCTCGCGCGGGGCGATCGCGAGGCTGCGGCCCTCTTCGCGGCGCTTACGATTCTGTCGCTTTTAAAGCACGGACGCGACTTAAAGGGGATCAAAGACGGTACGACGAAAAAGACCGATATTTTAAAAAATATAAAAGAAAAGACGCGCGGGTAGCGCGCCGTTAAGTCAGTATTGGGGTGAAAGGAACGATGAAAAAAAGCTTGCTTGCGCTGGGCGCGTCAAATACGTTCGGCTACGACCCGCGCTCGTATTTCGGGGGACGATATCCGAAGGATGCGCGCTGGACCGGCATTTTGGAAAGCGCGGGATACAATGTGATAAATTACGGTCACAACGGCCTTATGATACCGACGGAGCGTGACTTTTCGGGGCTTTCTGACCTCATAAAAAGCCGCCTGCCCGTTGACTATATAACGGTGATGCTCGGAAGCAACGATCTGCTTCGCGGCCTTTCGGCCAAAGAGACGGCCTCGCGCATGGAAAGGTTTTTGAGCTTCGTTATAAAAACAGCGCCGGACGCGCGCATAATACTGATCGCTACGCCGACGATGGAAAGAGGCGAGTGGGTGGAGACCGACGCGCTTATAAAGGAGTCGGCGCGCCTTTCGCCGCTTTACCGCGCGCTTGCCGTGCGGCTAGGCGCGGATTTTCTCGATGCGGGCGAGTGGGGCGTGGGTCTTGCGTACGACGGCGTTCACTTTTCCGAGGAGGGACACGCCGCCTTCGCGCGCGGACTTGCGGGGTTTTTAAAGAGCTTAAATTAAATATGGCGCATCGCATCATATAAGAAAGATGCGGGAAGGATAACTTTCATCCTTCCCGTTTTCATCCCTTTTGCGGCGTTTTTGCCACCGTAAGGCAGCGCACGTCCGCCGCGCCCGCGGCTTTCAGTGCGGCCGCGCATTCGTTAAGCGTTGCGCCTGTCGTTACGATATCGTCGAAGAGAAGCACGCGCTTTCCTCTGACCGTGGGCGAGGCCGAAAACGCGCCCTTCTGCGCAGTAAGGCGCTCTTTGGCAGAAAGCGTATGCTGCTTTTTTGTTTCGCGTATCTTTTTGATCGCGTTTTTGTCGTATTTTATTTTAAGCTCGCGCGAGAGCGCGCGCCCGTAAGTATCCATACGGTCGAAACCGACCCGACGCACCGATTTTTCAGACGATGGCACAACTGCGATGAGGTCGAAGCTGCTGCTTTTATATGACGTGCGCGCCGCCTGTGCCGCAAGGAGGCATAAGCCTTTTATCTTATATGTGCTTTCATGCGATTTTACGCTTACGAGCGTATTTCTTATCGGCGGCAGATAGCTGACCGCCGAAACCGTTTGAAGCCGCTGCCCGTCGCTTTTGGGGCGGCTTTCTATAAACGATATCCTTTTACGGCATTCATTGCACAGCGGCTCGTTTTCGCTTTCATACAAAAGCTCGCCGCACACTATGCATTTGGGCGGGAAGATAAGGCGCGATATGACGCTTAAAATATTTTTGCTCATAATAAATATAAGGCGGCGCGAGTTAAAATAAGCGCGCCGCCGTAAAAAGCTTATTTATGGTATTTTCCTACTTTATCGTCTATGGACCATACGCCCTCGGATGCGGGTCTGTACCAGATCTTGGCGTAAGTCATGCAGTAAGGCGACCCCTCTTCAACGCATATCCTCTGGCACTGAGCGAAAATGTCCATCAGTTGGTCGAAATCGCCGTCAATGGTAGTCTCATAGGGGCATACCATATATTCAAGGCCGGTGCTCTTTATATAATCTATTATCTTGTCAACTATAGCTATTACTTTTTCCTTATCGGGTATCTGCGGGAGTATCTGTATAGATAAGCTTGCGTTTGCCATTATTTTCACTCCTTTTTTCGATTTTTCGATTTAGTGCTTGTGCTTGTCTGTTTTTTCGGCTATGGACCATACGCCGCCGGTGGGCTTGTATACCATTTTGATATACGTCATTGCGCTGGGCGCTCCGGCTTCTATGCATATCTTCTGGCAGTCCTTTAAGACCTTTAAGAGCGAATCAAAATCGCCGTCAACGGTAGTCTCATAGGGGCCGATAAAATACGTCATGCCGCAGCCCTGAATGTACTCTAATATTTTGCGCACGATAGGACGCACTTCGTCCATCGGCACGTTAGGAACCACCTGGAACGCGATACTTGCAGTATAATTTTCCATTTCTACAACTCCTTTTAAAAAATGACGCCGCGGGTTTTCTCCTGCGGCGTTAAGTGCAAAAATATTCCTACGCCGGCATTACCCGAACAGGTACGAAGGGTCTAAGGAAAAAGATCCTTATCTCAGCCGACTTGTGCCAGCTCCCCTAAATAAATTGTAAATATATTGTATCACCTTTTTTAAGCGCTGTAAATACCTTGTAAAAATTTTATTGGAGCGCTGTTTTAAAACCGTCTCGACAAATGTGCAAAACGGCGGCATAATAAAATAAAGAATGAAGCGGGAGGTCACGGCTTTGTATACGTATAAGCGAAAAGCGCATTATCACGAAACGGACAAAATGGGCATAATCCACCATTCAAACTATATAAAATGGATGGAGGAGGCGCGCGTGGGATTTATGGACGCGATGGGTCTCGGATACGTGAGGATGGAGCAGATGGGAATAGCTTCGCCTGTAGTATCGCTTTCGGTAGAATATAAAGATCCTGTTGCGTTCGACGACGAGGTGCATATAAGGCTTTCGGTGCTTAAATACAGCGCAGCAGTGCTTGAGGTAGGGTATGAGTTTTACAACACGGCGACAGGCAAGATATGCACAAAGGCGTCTTCGCGTCACTGCTTTATAAAGGATAATAAGCCGATATCTTTAAAACGGGCGTATCCCGAGCTTGACGCGGCGCTTAGAGAAGCAGTAGAAATAAAACAGGGGGAGTAAAAGCTCCCCCCTTTTTATCTTTTAAGCCTTTTTATTCTGTGAGCGCCGTTCTTTGGGCGCTTTTTTCGTTGATCCTTTGACAAAAGCGCCGTTTTTCGGAGAGAGTTTTCTTCCTTTCTTGGAAGAAGGAGCTACCTTCGGAGCTTTCGTCGCTGTATTTGGCTGCTTTGGCTGTTTTTGCGGCCTCGTGCCCGGCGAGGTGGTTTTTACCGTTTTGTTATGCGCGCGAGGGACTCTCCCGCCCGCAGAGGAACTTTTTACGTTTTTTGCCTTTGTGCGGCGGTCTGCCTGAGTAAGCGTATGAGGCGCCCGCGATGCGCTTCGGCGCGCAGTACCTGCGGGGACTTTCGGCGCGGAAGCATTTGATATTGCGCGAGAAGGCGCTCGTTTCGCTGCGGCAGTTTCAGCCCTTTGCTTCATTTTCGCTTTCTTTTGTTCGTTTCTCTTTATCGAGCGCACAAGAATAAATATATACGCTGCCGCAAGCAGCAGGATAATGACTATTATCACCTTTACTGCGGCAAGCGAGAAGAAGCTTGTTATCCAATAGCCTATCTTTAAAATAATGTTGGCACGGATGGTCTCCTCTGAAGTGAGAGTTCCCGTGACTATGAGCACGTCGTTGTCATAAACCTCAAATGTGCCTAGCGTATCTCCTGCGCTTATGGGGGCCATAATGTGCTCGTTTGGGAAGAGCCTTACTTCTATTTCGTCTTCGTTTTTGTTCTGCGGGATGACGGTGCTTACGTCGTCCTTTGCAACAAGCGAAATATAGTCCTTTTCAAGCGAATGCTCAAGCTGCGCCTCCATCATTATCTCGCCTTTTTTGACGACATTCATTATCTTGTATGAAGAGTACGCTTCTCTGAACACGTTTCCGGCGTCCTTCATGGCGGGAAGGGAGTATTTGCTGTTTTCTCCGCTTGTGCCCGCGCCTATGAAGATAAGCGTCATAGAGCCGCGCCCACGCGAAGCGGCGGCGGCGACAACGCTGCCCGATGCGCTTGAGGAACCTCCGATAAGGCCGTCGGCATATCTGTAGTAGTAGCTTGTATTCTTATATGTCGAGATCAAATGGTCGTTCGTATATATTTTTTTCTTTTTTGCGCGCCATTCGCTTTGGGGCAGGGTATAGCTTCTTGTCGATGCTATTTCCATCAAAAGCTTGCTTTGCATGAAATAGTCGGCGATTATGTACATATCCCATACGGTCGAGTATTGGTCGCGCTCGTTCTGACCCGTCGCATTTGTAAAGTTGGTGTTCTGCGCGCCGATGAAGGCGGCCTTTTGGGTCATGCTTCGGGCAAAATCCTCCTCCGTGCCCGAAATATGCTCCGCTATGGCAACTGCGGCAACGTCGTTATTGTCAAGGATCATGCAGTATAAAAGCTGCCTTACCGAGAGCTGCTCGCCCGCCTTCAGAGCGGCCAAGGTGCCGTATGCGTTTTTGTCTGTGGCGGCCGTCTCGGAAATAGTTACGATATCGTCGAGCATTCCGTATTCAACGGCTATTATAGCCGTCATAAGCTTTGTAAGCTCGCCGGGAACGATGCGGTCGTTTATGTTCTTTTGATATATGACCGTATCTGTAGTGGCTTCTACAAGTATTGCGTTTTTTGAGGCAACGGAAAATGAGGTATCCGTGCTTACGGCGCCCTCTGCGCCGACGAAAAGCGGCATAACAAGGACGACTATAAGCAATATCGGAAGAAAAGCATGTTTTCTTAATTTATTCATATATTCTCCAATTTACGAAATCATATTGAAGGCGTGTAAAAAACAACGTATAATTATTTTAAGTAAATTATTATATTTAATGATATCAGATTTACATAATCATTAAAAGCCTTTTTTATAATTTTTCCTTATTTTAAGCGGTGATGTGATGAATAAGCTTGATATATCGCATAAAGCCCTGCTTATATGCGTATTTGCATTTATAATTTATATTGCTCTAAGCAGCGTTACTTCGTTTTTTGCGTTTGAACGTACAGTCGTTTCCGACAACGAGCCTTTGAATATCGTATCGGAGGATGAGAACGCAGAATACGATGACGACGGTGATATGATAAACATAAATACGGCAGGGAAATACGAGCTCGAACGTCTGCCCGGGATAAGCGAAACGACGGCGGAGAAGATAATCGATTACAGAGAGGAATACGGCGGCTTTAACGCGCCTGAGGAGATAATGCTTGTGCCGGGAATAGGCGAAAAGAAATATGAGGCAATGAGCGAGTTTATATATGTGGAGTAAAAAAGGCGCGGAGAGTCTTCGCGCCTAAAACTGTCAAAAAAGGGCTCCACCAATGAAAAAACATATTTTTTCATTAAATCATTAAAAAGCTTCAATGTCTTTAAACAAGCGAAATAAAAAACTTAATACTTCGGCGATTTGTTTTGCCCGCCGAAAAGCTTACGTTTTCGGCGGGTTTCATCTATGCCTAAAAAACGCCTCTGTCGTATAAAAATACGCCGACGCGCCGTTTTTTAAGCATTGGAACCTCTTTTTTGAAAGTTTGCAGCGTGCCAAAAATTGAGTTTTTTGACACGCTGGGGCGCGGGGAGTCCCGCGCCCGTTTTATTCAGATAAGCTCGAGCTGCTTTGGTCCGTCGGCGGGCTTTATGTTAAATCCCGACGACGGAAGCTTTCTCACCCTGTAAGCCGCAGGGTCTGAAAGCTTTGCCTCGGATGCGGGCACTGCGCGAGTCACCTGCTTTTTCGGCTTCAGCGTCATGGCGATGACGCCCTGAGATGCGCGCGTCGTTTTTTGGGGTATAAGCGAAGAATTAAGTGTAAGTATGCGGCCGCCGTCGGAAAACAGCGTAAAGTCCGCATCCTCGGTGATATGATACGCGCCCGCAAGCGTGAATTTATCGCAGTATGCCCCCGTAAGCTTCTTTCTGTTCGTCTTTGTCTGATATGCCGAAAGCGGTATTTTCGAGATGCGTCCGCTTTTATCGAAGAATAACAGCTGTCCCGAGTAGTCGTCGTCGGTGATCACGCTGAATACGACGTTCTCGTTTTGCTCCATTGAGAGCTTGGCCGGCAGATAATCGCCCAGCGCGCTGGCCTTGGTATCGTCAAAATCGTAAAGCCTTGTCTTATATACGTTGTATTTGTCCGTAAAAAAGAGCGCGTGCGCTTTGTTGGTAGTCTGCACGGTGAAGACAAGCTCGTCGCCGTCCTTATACTTTTGCTCCGATGCGACTCGGAGCGACTGCGGCGTTATCTTCTTAAAATAGCCTTCGCGTGTCACAAACACGCTGCACGGGTAGTCCTCTATGTTCTGCGATTCGCTGTATTCGCGCACAGAGTCCTCCATTATGAGCATCGTGCGGCGCGGACTGCGGTACTTCTTTGCTACCTCTGATACTTCTTTTATAATAATGCGCTTTATTTTGCTGTTGGATCTAAGCGTATCCTCCATATTGGCTATGTCTTTTTTTAAGGCCTCTATTTCGCCGGTGCGCTCAAGTATATATTGGCGGTTTAGGTGCCTAAGCTTTATCTCCGCAATATATTCCGCCTGCACCTCGTCGATATCGAAGCCCTTCATGAGATTAGGCACGACCTCGCTGTCTTTTTCGGTACTGCGCACTATTGCGATGGCGCGGTCTATGTCAAGAAGTATCTTTTCAAGTCCCAAAAGCAGGTGGAGCTTTTCGCGCGCTTTCGTAAGGTCAAAATAAAGCCTGCGCTTTATGCACTCTATGCGGAAGGCAGTCCATTCTTCAAGTATCTCGCGCACGCCCATCACGCTCGGAGTAGCGCCGACAAGTATATTGAAGTTGCAGGAGAAATTATCCTGAAGCGGCGTGAGCTTATACAGCTTGTCCATTAACAGATCGGGGTCCGTGCCGCGTTTTAAATCTATGGCGATCTTAAGACCCGTTAAAGCCGTTTCGTCTCGCACATCGGAGATCTCTCTTAGCTTTCCGGCCTTCACTAGGTCTATGATCTTTTCCATAATGGCTTCTATCGTAGTCGAATACGGTATCTCTATGACTTCGATGCAGTTCTGCTTTTTGTCATATACGTATTTTGCGCGAAGGCGCACGCTGCCGCGGCCTGTTTTATAGAGCGAGTCTATTTCGTCCTCGTTGTATATAAGCTGTGCGCCCGTGGAGAAATCCGGCGCGACAAGCGTCTTTTTTATATCGCAGTCGGGGTTTTTAAGGTATTCTACCGTAGTATCGCACACCTCGCCCAGGTTAAAGCCGCATATCGAGCTTGCCATGCCGACGGCTATGCCCTGATTGGGGTTTACGAGGATATTCGGGTACGTCGCGGGCAAAAGCAGCGGCTCCTCCATCGTGTTGTCGTAATTCGGCACCA
The DNA window shown above is from Clostridia bacterium and carries:
- a CDS encoding leucine-rich repeat protein, with the protein product MKNGFKRTVAFILAAALILALAPMAFAQDPKAPGSADAGAGTLSAEVSGSDGVSALISDAIQDALLEETSSEGGDCRIAHLEVSGSEAQVTYQSDADARIIVALYDDEGRMVTSAAKNVLASDEETAVSIPIKDAPDYFTAKAYMLDAESGKPLCEDFTNNLYTESLQALEASTVSDYDEDLVLNLDGDKTTNFVVFNPGVITVEADGQHNVTTDLGGGAYRIENASDELLGMEAGDILSLKGADGSVLLIKLASIEKSGGTVTVTEDDSIALEDVFDVVKIEGGYDPTADTASLSGSELDANVTGKITKDIQLKKEFKRDKDVFDDNAPNITLSMKGSVTLTAYIKLYLSFKEQYVEAKITFDAEFDAYMSGATGRQTFDLLPEAVVFAPVAGVSISVMPSIVVDASLTLRFHAKLTAALGFAYTGDGFENRSEKPKVSDCDISLEGKLFLGFSLEPSVAVFSKKIGEVKLTATLGFTFTGEMKKDYVDHTHACDKCISGNVEFDVELSASAKFLGELDVSAKVLDIKHPLLDFYYSFTYEDWGFKKCPHMNYPITVRVWDVDENKNHTLRTGAKVEYFGLSTIDKTFSGTLTTDKNGTASVYLPDGTYDFSAENPDNGAFAAETVIVNAKGDENYEQTVELYLEEEVYIASVTVENEEGEKVSGAVIYGTGRDKDPVTNEYGVARIPLRVGTYHLSVSKDGSTPVALDEFKITGYDVVLPRVVIKEPRFKINVRILDEDWNAVSGTSVTVEETGETLKTDMSGRCTFTEKSGEYTLSAQNDDGSFTGTAAVNLNGRDKSAVIYMTKETVTVTVNAVSEENEPVANMPVMVNGLDSGVKTNELGKATFELDKGEYTFDISTSQWFGSEETEIKKNAEIKLTLKKSWMEWSFDSDTGKLSVWGEGAMPDYLLSAYGMPWAGYILSQRTGKWLTIIKSIEVSGLTHIGDYAFSHCLAASSVTLSDSVVSIGAYAFENCGTSYYTDNFDMTLPDSVVSIENRAFTLCGLKSVYIPASVRFIGGGAFQATAMTDFEVDPDNTAFAAVDGVLFTKDMTTLVEYPQGKSDTSYTVPSTVTEISEQAFYNSLNLTDISLPDSLKTIDASAFRYCRGLTHINIPNNVESIGDSAFQDCSSLTVIDLGSGVKRMGINVFYSCVLLSKVTIGRSFEGFDMPYYYERGLFTNCYALKEFEVDPENSHFYTDGKALFERSGDDIILIRYACADPAESYTVLDGVTEIFPYAFDSSHNLKKVVIADSVKKIGERAFRYMNNLDTLVIGESFKQAGSLPFCVDNLKTVVVRCSSTTNNGSSTFFNNQKSFSNIVYMGDAPAMYDMFKLKLSTNSSVPTKFYYPDTWDESLVPSEDKQSIYETWIPYDVSSYDPSNGLPE
- a CDS encoding MATE family efflux transporter, which produces MFKKQTVSKQELFANTPVPKALFTMAIPTIISQIINLVYNMVDTFFIGRTGNSYMIAATTITLTMVMMCVALANLFGIGGGSQVARLMGRGELEKAKQVSSFAFYGSLAIALIYSLLMGIFLDPILTFLGASDATMDYARSYAVIVIVIGGIPGIMSMSLAHLLRNAGYSAQASIGLSMGSILNGALDPLFMFVLLPQGQEVTGAALATAISGAAACVYQLFAYIRAGREAPLGLSLKGALKLEKAQINAVFSVGVPSAILTGLFDLANICVNIIAAAHNDLVLAGMGIVMKVERIPNAVNIGICQGMLPIVAFNFASGDHARMREVIRTARKTGLIVSFICIAFFEIFAAPSSELFLSTTAGDVNSAVLTVSLATMFLRIRAAASPVQFLNYHTSYCMQAMGNGKYTMLHAFVRELVFYIPFMFILDGFFGETGLASALPVGEACGAAFALYLLHRMLSGKYKKKGAV
- a CDS encoding glycerol-3-phosphate acyltransferase, encoding MTERIISLVIGYLLGCVLTADIVARIYTGKNASQIGGSGNPGMANVAARLGVKAGMITLFGDLLKCVIAGAISFWLFSDAGRIVVLYAGLGCTVGHDFPFWRGFRGGKGVATTSMAAALYSFGLGVTANLIGLLTLIFTKYLCIGGPVIPAAFAVFMLARGDREAAALFAALTILSLLKHGRDLKGIKDGTTKKTDILKNIKEKTRG
- a CDS encoding lipase translates to MKKSLLALGASNTFGYDPRSYFGGRYPKDARWTGILESAGYNVINYGHNGLMIPTERDFSGLSDLIKSRLPVDYITVMLGSNDLLRGLSAKETASRMERFLSFVIKTAPDARIILIATPTMERGEWVETDALIKESARLSPLYRALAVRLGADFLDAGEWGVGLAYDGVHFSEEGHAAFARGLAGFLKSLN
- a CDS encoding ComF family protein — translated: MSKNILSVISRLIFPPKCIVCGELLYESENEPLCNECRKRISFIESRPKSDGQRLQTVSAVSYLPPIRNTLVSVKSHESTYKIKGLCLLAAQAARTSYKSSSFDLIAVVPSSEKSVRRVGFDRMDTYGRALSRELKIKYDKNAIKKIRETKKQHTLSAKERLTAQKGAFSASPTVRGKRVLLFDDIVTTGATLNECAAALKAAGAADVRCLTVAKTPQKG
- a CDS encoding thiamine-binding protein; translated protein: MANASLSIQILPQIPDKEKVIAIVDKIIDYIKSTGLEYMVCPYETTIDGDFDQLMDIFAQCQRICVEEGSPYCMTYAKIWYRPASEGVWSIDDKVGKYHK
- a CDS encoding thiamine-binding protein, giving the protein MENYTASIAFQVVPNVPMDEVRPIVRKILEYIQGCGMTYFIGPYETTVDGDFDSLLKVLKDCQKICIEAGAPSAMTYIKMVYKPTGGVWSIAEKTDKHKH
- a CDS encoding acyl-CoA thioesterase, yielding MKREVTALYTYKRKAHYHETDKMGIIHHSNYIKWMEEARVGFMDAMGLGYVRMEQMGIASPVVSLSVEYKDPVAFDDEVHIRLSVLKYSAAVLEVGYEFYNTATGKICTKASSRHCFIKDNKPISLKRAYPELDAALREAVEIKQGE
- a CDS encoding helix-hairpin-helix domain-containing protein gives rise to the protein MNKLDISHKALLICVFAFIIYIALSSVTSFFAFERTVVSDNEPLNIVSEDENAEYDDDGDMININTAGKYELERLPGISETTAEKIIDYREEYGGFNAPEEIMLVPGIGEKKYEAMSEFIYVE
- a CDS encoding topoisomerase IV; this encodes MPYAMSVIISRAIPQIDGFKPSHRKLLYTMYKMGLLTGQRTKSANVVGQTMKLNPHGDMAIYETMVRLTADCDALLTPFIDSKGSFGKQYSRDMAFAASRYTEVKLAPICAELFKYIDRDTVDMVPNYDNTMEEPLLLPATYPNILVNPNQGIAVGMASSICGFNLGEVCDTTVEYLKNPDCDIKKTLVAPDFSTGAQLIYNEDEIDSLYKTGRGSVRLRAKYVYDKKQNCIEVIEIPYSTTIEAIMEKIIDLVKAGKLREISDVRDETALTGLKIAIDLKRGTDPDLLMDKLYKLTPLQDNFSCNFNILVGATPSVMGVREILEEWTAFRIECIKRRLYFDLTKAREKLHLLLGLEKILLDIDRAIAIVRSTEKDSEVVPNLMKGFDIDEVQAEYIAEIKLRHLNRQYILERTGEIEALKKDIANMEDTLRSNSKIKRIIIKEVSEVAKKYRSPRRTMLIMEDSVREYSESQNIEDYPCSVFVTREGYFKKITPQSLRVASEQKYKDGDELVFTVQTTNKAHALFFTDKYNVYKTRLYDFDDTKASALGDYLPAKLSMEQNENVVFSVITDDDYSGQLLFFDKSGRISKIPLSAYQTKTNRKKLTGAYCDKFTLAGAYHITEDADFTLFSDGGRILTLNSSLIPQKTTRASQGVIAMTLKPKKQVTRAVPASEAKLSDPAAYRVRKLPSSGFNIKPADGPKQLELI